In Syntrophorhabdaceae bacterium, the following are encoded in one genomic region:
- a CDS encoding MATE family efflux transporter, with protein sequence MTLIMFFEFLIGLTDIYIAGRIGKDIQAAYGFVIQMYFVFIIIANALTAGTVSVISRLFTSGDKGALDDAVYSTTLTAVVSGVIFGAAGIGLTPFLINLVNIPRQLKPIAIPLGEIYAAGLLFHYIVINTNGILRACKRVRISLKTMSVVCAVNIGLNFFLVFHTKIGYQGIALSTAISVFVGSILNLRSIMPFLAGIRRFSAEATRAIITIGWPFALSQILWQLHSMALYLILSALPRDSVETLAAFAAGLRIESAIFLPAMAFNMANAVIAGNLIGENKREDAFRAGIITAVMGVIIVACLTLGVIMGARQIAPAISKNPVVVAQCIKYIYISMISEPFMAFWMVLGGALSGAGDTKGIMLIVSSTVWLIRIPLCYLWVVVLGFDATSVWWTMNLSQFMTAMFMVHRYWQKRWLGAVTQTSGGR encoded by the coding sequence ATGACCCTCATTATGTTCTTCGAGTTTCTCATCGGCCTCACCGATATCTATATTGCAGGCAGGATCGGAAAAGATATCCAGGCGGCTTACGGATTTGTCATTCAGATGTATTTCGTCTTCATCATCATTGCCAACGCCCTCACAGCCGGAACCGTCTCCGTGATTTCACGGCTTTTCACCTCCGGCGATAAAGGCGCCCTCGATGACGCCGTCTATTCTACAACTCTTACAGCGGTTGTCTCGGGGGTAATCTTCGGCGCCGCGGGCATCGGCCTCACCCCTTTCTTGATCAATCTTGTAAATATTCCGAGGCAGCTCAAGCCCATTGCCATCCCCCTGGGAGAGATATATGCGGCTGGTCTTCTATTTCACTACATCGTGATTAACACGAATGGAATTTTGAGGGCCTGCAAACGGGTCCGCATCTCGCTCAAAACAATGTCCGTGGTCTGTGCCGTCAACATCGGACTCAATTTTTTTCTCGTCTTTCATACGAAGATCGGTTATCAGGGCATAGCCCTGTCCACAGCCATCAGCGTCTTTGTAGGCAGTATACTCAATCTGCGCTCCATAATGCCTTTTTTAGCGGGTATCAGGCGCTTCTCTGCGGAGGCTACCCGCGCCATTATTACGATCGGTTGGCCCTTTGCGCTGTCCCAGATTCTCTGGCAGCTCCATTCCATGGCGCTCTATCTCATCTTAAGTGCTCTGCCGCGCGATAGCGTCGAGACCCTTGCGGCTTTTGCCGCCGGACTCAGGATTGAATCAGCCATTTTTCTTCCGGCTATGGCGTTCAATATGGCCAATGCAGTTATTGCCGGGAACCTCATCGGGGAAAACAAGAGAGAAGATGCCTTCAGGGCGGGTATCATTACAGCCGTCATGGGCGTGATTATTGTGGCTTGCCTTACACTGGGGGTTATCATGGGAGCCAGGCAGATAGCCCCCGCCATTTCAAAGAATCCCGTCGTTGTTGCCCAGTGCATAAAGTATATCTATATCAGCATGATCAGCGAACCCTTCATGGCCTTCTGGATGGTCCTGGGTGGAGCTCTAAGCGGAGCCGGCGACACCAAGGGAATTATGCTCATTGTCTCATCTACCGTGTGGCTTATCCGGATTCCCCTGTGTTACCTGTGGGTAGTTGTGCTCGGTTTTGATGCAACGTCGGTATGGTGGACTATGAACCTTTCGCAGTTCATGACTGCAATGTTCATGGTGCACAGGTACTGGCAGAAGAGGTGGCTTGGGGCCGTAACTCAAACCAGCGGAGGGCGATGA
- the dctP gene encoding TRAP transporter substrate-binding protein DctP has protein sequence MKQIKRGLMLFIAACIIAIILPGIGAAQQGKPIELTYGTPYGVEHTYSIVDQKWMAKIEKETNGRVKFKPYWGGAVIGGRDAVEELQQGAIDIALINPSTSKSGFQITKASYIFFYGVNDLAVGEKVFKEMLVKFPEIEREYKDMKVLCWGGSMNQLITRKPVRKIADLRGMRIKVVGDVSNALKELGVEGVSMSNSEVYVGLQKGILDGLITPIETLESLRFAEVAKYATMINFYRTHSGMRMMNLKKFNSLPPDIRKVFENNIEYYGQETEAEVARTNQHAMDAGKKLGVEFIPISKEEMAKFYAPVRDMAQREAQGLDAKGLPGTKILNEAQRLIQLYSK, from the coding sequence ATGAAACAAATCAAAAGAGGTTTGATGCTCTTCATCGCTGCCTGTATTATAGCTATTATTCTTCCCGGTATTGGGGCCGCACAGCAGGGCAAGCCAATCGAATTGACCTATGGCACGCCTTACGGTGTTGAGCACACTTACAGCATCGTGGATCAGAAATGGATGGCGAAGATTGAAAAGGAGACGAACGGACGGGTAAAGTTCAAACCGTACTGGGGCGGAGCGGTGATCGGCGGCCGGGACGCTGTGGAGGAATTACAACAAGGCGCGATTGACATAGCGCTTATTAATCCTTCGACGTCGAAGAGCGGTTTCCAGATCACCAAGGCAAGTTACATATTTTTTTACGGGGTCAACGATCTCGCCGTGGGAGAAAAGGTTTTCAAGGAGATGCTCGTTAAATTCCCGGAGATCGAAAGAGAATACAAGGATATGAAAGTACTTTGCTGGGGTGGGTCCATGAATCAACTCATTACCAGGAAACCGGTTCGCAAGATTGCCGACCTCAGGGGCATGCGGATAAAGGTGGTCGGCGACGTGTCCAACGCCCTCAAGGAACTGGGGGTAGAGGGCGTCTCTATGTCTAATTCGGAAGTCTACGTGGGTCTTCAGAAGGGCATCCTCGACGGACTCATCACGCCCATAGAAACACTGGAATCCTTAAGATTCGCCGAGGTCGCAAAGTACGCGACGATGATCAACTTCTATCGCACGCATAGCGGCATGAGGATGATGAATCTCAAGAAGTTCAACAGCCTCCCCCCGGACATCAGGAAAGTCTTCGAAAATAACATAGAATACTACGGCCAGGAGACGGAAGCGGAGGTTGCGAGAACCAACCAGCACGCCATGGATGCGGGAAAGAAACTCGGCGTTGAGTTCATACCGATTTCTAAAGAGGAGATGGCCAAATTCTACGCGCCTGTAAGGGACATGGCACAGAGGGAAGCCCAGGGCTTAGACGCCAAAGGCCTCCCCGGCACAAAGATACTTAATGAAGCGCAGCGCCTCATTCAGCTATACAGCAAGTAA